CCGGCAAAGCCGGGAGAGGAAAGGGTGGCCACGATGCGGGCGGGCGCATTGGAGCCGACCGGACGGCGCACCTGCACGTTTTCCACCACAATGTCCCGCATTTCATTGGTGGTGCCCACACAAATGGTGTGGATGGGGATGCCCTTGCGCCGAAACCAGCGGGAGAGGGAGAGAAAATCTCCCTTCTCTGTTTCGCCGCCGTCGGTGCACAGGATGACGGCGGCGGGAGGCGCGGAGGCGGTGGTATTCCAGAGCGTTTCCAGGGCGACGGAAATGGCAGTGGCCGATCCGGTGGCGGCAAGACCCGAAAATACTTGGGCCTGAAACGAGGCGGTGTTCGTTAAAGGGCGGAGGGAGGCATCAAAAGCGTATGGCAGGATTTGCACGTGGCGCGGGGCCAGCGGGAGCAGATGTTGGCCGAGCCACTCCTGGGCTTCAGCCAGCCGACCATCCGGATCGGCGTCGTGCAGAGACATGCTGCGAGACGTGTCGAGGAGAACTGCCACCCGCAATGGGGGCTGCTGTTCCACCCGATCCACCCATTGAGGATTCAGCCAACACAGGAAGGCCAGCCCCAATGCTGTTAGGCGCAGCAATACGAGGGTGAAACGCGTCCAGCGGCCCGGACGCCCTACCGATGTCTGGTAGCTCCACCACACCAGCAGCAGCACCAATCCGCCGCCCGCCGCCAGCCCCCACCAGGGGGGTGTATAACCAAACTCAATCACTGCTTATTCCTGGTGAGACAGACGTTTCAGGTACTCCTGGATGACGTGCTGATATTCCTTGGGATAATCCTCGGCAGAAGTATCGGTTAGACGGAGATCGTCCCCCACCAATTTTTCCAGCTTGGATGCCACCGTGTTCAAGCCGTAACCACCCTCGCGCGCCTGGGTTAAACCTTGTCCGGGCTGGCCGCCCTTCAGGCTCTGAGCCGCGTTTTTCATTTGGTTTGCAGCTTGATTCATCAGAGTGGCAACATTGTGTCCCACCCGTCCGTCCTTGCCGGCCAGTGTGGCGAGCTTTTGCGCAACGGCATCAGCCTGTTGTCCCAATTGTTCTTGCTGTTGTGCCAGTTGCGGCAATTGCTGGGAGGCATCCGCTTGTTGGCCATTACCCTGACCTGGCCGCCCTTGCTGGCCAGTATTGCGCCCTTTGCCTGCTTGTTGGGCTTGCTGCCCCTGTTGTCCCTGCTGGCCCTGTTGTCCCTGCTGGCCCTGTTGTCCCTGCTGGCCCTGTTGTCCCTGCTGGCCCTGTTGTCCCTGCTGGCCCTGTTGTCCCTGCTGGCCCTGTTGCCCCTGCTGGCCCTGTTGCCCCTGCTGGCCTTGCTGGGTTTGTTGGCTTTCAGCGGACTGGTTTTGAGCGGCCATATTTTCCAAGAGGTTTTGCATGGCTTCCGTCAGCGCAGCTTGTGCCTGGCTTAATTGGTGGACCTGCTGCGCCAATTCAGCCATCTCCTGACCCGTGGCCTGGGCCTGCTGCTCCTGCCGCTGACGGATGGCTTCCAAGGCCAGACGCACGGCCTGATTTTGGGGCTGGCCTGCTTGTTGAGGTTGGAGGGGCAGGTCTTGAAGCTCTGGCATGTGCTTAAGAGCCTGGTACATATTGGCGAGAGCGCGCTCTTCATGGGGTAGTGCCTCGGATGGTTTTTGCTTTTCCAGAGCGTTGGCGGCCTGACGCATTTCATTGACGGCTGCATCCATTTGCTGGCGGGTTGCTTGGGGGGCGTCCACGGCATTCAAAGCGTCACGATAGGCCTCCGCAAAATCAGCGGCAGCTTGCTGCCGTTGAGAAAGCTCCCGGGCGGCTTCGGGACGGGGTTGCTGGGGAAGGGCGCGGGTGTCGGCAATAAGCTGCTTTTGCACGGTAAGCAGATTTAATTTGGGCGGTGGCGGGGGTTGCGGTTGCGAAGCAAGACCTGAGTCTGTCGGGGTGGCATTTGGACGGAGGGATGGCCGGGTTACCTCAATAAAATAGACCTTGGATTTGCCGAGGCCAGGCCCGTCGAGCGTGTTGTTGTCCTCGGCTTCAGCGTAATAAGCTGCCACTTCGTACTCGCGCAGCCCCAGTTCAGCAATCGAAAGCGAGGTGCTGGCCTGGATTTCACCTTTGCCTGTGGATTTGCCCTGGAGGACGCGAGTTTGTTCAGGCTGTCCCAGCTTGTGATACTTAAGGCGGATTTCGCGGAGGCCAAAATCATCGGAAGCGGACACGGTAATGGGAAGGATGGCATCGGCGGCAAGGCTGAGGTCCCTGGCGGGAGCAGTGATTTCCACCAGCGGTGGCTCGTCCGGCAGGGCATGGATGCGGTGCGGGACAGCGTTGGAGCCGAGGTGTTGGCGGCGATCGGTTAGTTCAATCCAATACCTGGCGTTGGTGGTAACGGTGAAAGCAGTTTTCCATGTTACATCACCCTCGGGCACAAGGGGGATGGGCGCTTGATGGTGATCAAAGATTAGGCGAGCGCTCGCCAGCGGGACGTTGGGTTTAATCTGTAAGGTGATGGTGGAAGCCCGCAATACGTTAAGATTGGGGAGAGACTGCTGGAAGGGAGGAAGGCCGGTATAAGAAGGCATGGCCACGTTAATTTGAAACTCCTGTACTTCCGGGGGGATATAAGGCAGGACTTGGTAATCCGGGGAGCGGGCATCTCCTCCCGTGACATGATAGAAAAGTGGGTTGCGCACGTTACGCAGCGTAAAGGAAAGGTTGCCCTTTTCGTTGGTGGTCAGCACTTTTTGCTGCCAGACGTCCTGGCCGAGCTCCCGCCAGTGCAGCAGAGGGCGTTTGGGCTGGCGGCCGGTGAATTCGCAAGTAATTTCCAGATCACGTCCCATGGGGATTTCGATATTGCCGGGCAAGACGCTGACCCGGGTATAGGTTTCGGGGGTCCAAGGGGTGGCGAGGCGCTTCAGTGCGGTATCCGGCCGGGTGGAAAGAAAGATGAAACCTGCCAGGGAGAGCAGGGCGACAGCCAGAAGGGCCAGGGGCCAGCGGAGTTGACGTTGGTAGGGGACATGTACACGCCGCAAGGTGCGTGCAGCTTCAGCTTCCAGCGCAGCCACCAATTCCGGCTCGTAAGCCTGGGTGGGACGGCGCTGGCCGGAGACGTACTCAGCGGCTGTTGACACAGTGCAGCCAAGCGCAGGGTCCTGAGCTTCGGCATCCAAGGCCGCCTCCTTGAATGAGGCCGGATGTTGAAAGAGCCGGAGCACTCTGATTAGGCCGGTGGCGGTGAGGGCACCTAATCCCACCAGCACCAACAACCGCAGGCCTGGCGGCAGGGCCAGGTGGTAATCGGCAATGGCGGCAACAATAAACAGGAGGAGCAACAAGGCCAGTTGCAGGGTCAGCCACGCCAGCCGTCGGTTGCGGTCTTTTTGACGGGCAGCGGCAGCCAGCCGGGCGGCGGCAATTTGTTCAACGGGATTCATGGTACGGTGCGGTTGCCAACTATCGTCTCGGCGAGCATGAAAAGCAACCCCGCCAGCAGCAGGAACCGCCACCACTCGCGGGGGCCCGTGTCACTTCCAAATAACAAGGCAGCAGGAGAGTGTGGAGCGGGCGTTTCAGCGCGGACCAGCCGATGCTGCATTTCCTGCGGCGTGAAGGCGGTGAGATCCGATTCTTCAGCGGGGACATTGGCAGCCATTCGATAGAGTTCGCGGCCCTGGGCATCGCGCAGGGAATAAATACCGGGCAGGGGCATGGCAAGTTGGTGAACGGCACCCTGGTCATCTGCTTGCACCTCCAGTGGGCGACCGTCCGGCTGCACCCATTTAAGGGAGGCTCGGAGATCTTCCCTCTTCAACGTGAGGCTGGCTTCTGTTCCCGCGAGGCAGGCAGGGGGACGGCTGCCTTCGAGGTCCACGCTGCGGCCAGCCAGAAAGCGGGCGGTACTGTGCAGCCAGGGCACAAAGGTTTTGTGGCGGGGCCAGTCATGCCATTGGGTGTCCGCGGTGGCATTAAAGAAGAGGATCATACCTTGACCGAGCCGGCGCAGGAGCATGGCCGGCTGGCCGTCCTGAAAACGCGCGAGCACCTGGTCACCATCACGCGCCTGAAGAGCCAGGCGTTTGTTAAAGCGAGCCACTGAGGGGCTGCCGCTGTTGGGTTGGCGGAAGGGGGCAAAGAGAGGAGAACTTTTTTCCCATTCCCAAATGCGCCAATCCAAATCGGTGGCCGATTCAGGAAGCCCCCACTGCCCGGGAAGCAAGGCGCCCAGCTCTGTCGTGTAATGATTGACACTGATGCCCTCCCCAGCGAAAAGCAGGAGGCCGCCCCCTTTCTCAACGAAAGAAAGCAAGGCATCGGCCGCTCCAGGTGGCCAGCGTTTAAGTCCCGGTGCCATTACCAGGGCATAAGGTCCGTGGGGGGTGCCAGTGGCCAGCCGGTGGATGAAGGCGTCCGGCGGCGTGGTATCCACAGCGAAACCACTCAACCCGCTGTTCGTCTGGCCAAAATGGGGATCGAGAGCGGTGCGGAGGTAGAAGGTCTCTTCCTGATATATTTTAACGCCTGCCCGTGGCTCGAGCAGGAGGACAGGGATAAGGGGCGGAA
This is a stretch of genomic DNA from Verrucomicrobiia bacterium. It encodes these proteins:
- a CDS encoding DUF4175 domain-containing protein — translated: MNPVEQIAAARLAAAARQKDRNRRLAWLTLQLALLLLLFIVAAIADYHLALPPGLRLLVLVGLGALTATGLIRVLRLFQHPASFKEAALDAEAQDPALGCTVSTAAEYVSGQRRPTQAYEPELVAALEAEAARTLRRVHVPYQRQLRWPLALLAVALLSLAGFIFLSTRPDTALKRLATPWTPETYTRVSVLPGNIEIPMGRDLEITCEFTGRQPKRPLLHWRELGQDVWQQKVLTTNEKGNLSFTLRNVRNPLFYHVTGGDARSPDYQVLPYIPPEVQEFQINVAMPSYTGLPPFQQSLPNLNVLRASTITLQIKPNVPLASARLIFDHHQAPIPLVPEGDVTWKTAFTVTTNARYWIELTDRRQHLGSNAVPHRIHALPDEPPLVEITAPARDLSLAADAILPITVSASDDFGLREIRLKYHKLGQPEQTRVLQGKSTGKGEIQASTSLSIAELGLREYEVAAYYAEAEDNNTLDGPGLGKSKVYFIEVTRPSLRPNATPTDSGLASQPQPPPPPKLNLLTVQKQLIADTRALPQQPRPEAARELSQRQQAAADFAEAYRDALNAVDAPQATRQQMDAAVNEMRQAANALEKQKPSEALPHEERALANMYQALKHMPELQDLPLQPQQAGQPQNQAVRLALEAIRQRQEQQAQATGQEMAELAQQVHQLSQAQAALTEAMQNLLENMAAQNQSAESQQTQQGQQGQQGQQGQQGQQGQQGQQGQQGQQGQQGQQGQQGQQGQQGQQGQQGQQAQQAGKGRNTGQQGRPGQGNGQQADASQQLPQLAQQQEQLGQQADAVAQKLATLAGKDGRVGHNVATLMNQAANQMKNAAQSLKGGQPGQGLTQAREGGYGLNTVASKLEKLVGDDLRLTDTSAEDYPKEYQHVIQEYLKRLSHQE
- a CDS encoding BatA domain-containing protein codes for the protein MLWPSFLNAALLGGLVAVGIPILIHLMFKTRQRRMKFSTLRFFDFLDEEAVRSRKLRHWLLLLLRLLIVILLVLAFARPFLPQQSAAAAGARPQLAVLLLDRSLSLTARDPEGSRWDRARAAARKILYQLPREARVGLLVFGGHAEWLATPGPAADTLKALDAAQPVMAGGEMGDALDLAARFFAQEGSRSTNSLYIISDLQRTSCKRVPHTSLPADVRVHWLPVSDPLTPNLAVTEVNLAGGSGQTSTVLITNFDTEDAGPVTAQLLVDGKLTASRTLLLPGGTHSNLDFTLPRLTAGWHSVAVHLETADPLPADNTRFQAVFIPPLIPVLLLEPRAGVKIYQEETFYLRTALDPHFGQTNSGLSGFAVDTTPPDAFIHRLATGTPHGPYALVMAPGLKRWPPGAADALLSFVEKGGGLLLFAGEGISVNHYTTELGALLPGQWGLPESATDLDWRIWEWEKSSPLFAPFRQPNSGSPSVARFNKRLALQARDGDQVLARFQDGQPAMLLRRLGQGMILFFNATADTQWHDWPRHKTFVPWLHSTARFLAGRSVDLEGSRPPACLAGTEASLTLKREDLRASLKWVQPDGRPLEVQADDQGAVHQLAMPLPGIYSLRDAQGRELYRMAANVPAEESDLTAFTPQEMQHRLVRAETPAPHSPAALLFGSDTGPREWWRFLLLAGLLFMLAETIVGNRTVP